One region of Mycolicibacterium insubricum genomic DNA includes:
- a CDS encoding DUF2530 domain-containing protein codes for MSAAAREAVQPPPLPAALLDPVPMVAVGAMLWLLATIAAFTIDACATWRPVTLAGLGVGVLGTGIFLWQRSAARRGARGAQTGLS; via the coding sequence ATGTCCGCTGCAGCCCGAGAAGCCGTCCAGCCACCGCCGCTACCGGCGGCGCTGCTGGACCCGGTGCCGATGGTCGCCGTCGGCGCCATGCTCTGGCTGCTGGCGACCATCGCCGCCTTCACCATCGACGCGTGCGCGACCTGGCGGCCGGTCACGCTGGCCGGCCTCGGCGTCGGCGTGCTGGGCACCGGCATCTTCCTGTGGCAGCGCAGCGCCGCCCGCCGGGGTGCTCGCGGCGCCCAGACCGGCCTGAGCTAA
- a CDS encoding SRPBCC family protein — protein MAAELLQAQIDIAAPPSKVWALISDFKRMPEWSPQCRLMKPLGAVKPGTRTFNMNRRGMLFWPTTCTVTEVEPDRKLAFKVDANGTTWSYELEATKTGTRLVESRRAPNGMVSTVSRVLTDNVLGGTDDFEVELVEGMNTSLARIKAAAER, from the coding sequence ATGGCTGCCGAACTCCTGCAGGCCCAGATCGACATCGCCGCCCCGCCGTCGAAGGTGTGGGCGCTGATCTCGGACTTCAAGCGGATGCCCGAGTGGAGCCCTCAGTGCCGGCTGATGAAGCCGCTCGGCGCGGTCAAGCCCGGTACCCGCACCTTCAACATGAACCGCCGCGGGATGCTGTTCTGGCCGACGACCTGCACGGTCACCGAGGTGGAGCCGGACCGCAAGCTGGCTTTCAAGGTCGACGCCAACGGCACCACCTGGAGCTACGAGCTGGAGGCCACAAAGACCGGCACCCGGCTGGTCGAGTCCCGGCGTGCGCCCAACGGCATGGTGAGCACGGTGTCGCGGGTGCTGACCGACAACGTGCTGGGCGGCACCGACGATTTCGAGGTGGAGCTGGTCGAGGGGATGAACACCTCGCTGGCCCGGATCAAGGCCGCGGCGGAGCGATGA
- a CDS encoding DUF3027 domain-containing protein produces MNSVSEAVEPLVPVDTPEPDPVLVEELRAMLLGAVESARTAVQECGGTVGDYLGADFEDASSATHRFTATVAGYSGWEWAVVVAGYPGAGHVTVSEVVLVPGPDALLAPPWLPWEERVVPGDLSPGDLLASPPDDPRLVPGYTLSGDPGVDESAPEIGLGRRRVLSLWGRVEAAERWHDGEFGPESAMARATKRHCRDCGYLVNLSGSLGRLFGVCANELAADGRVVDFGYGCGAHSDTPPAPLIGSPAYDPYDDGVVEVIAPPRP; encoded by the coding sequence ATGAACAGCGTCAGCGAAGCGGTGGAGCCGCTGGTCCCGGTCGATACGCCCGAGCCCGACCCGGTCCTTGTCGAGGAACTGCGGGCGATGCTGCTGGGTGCCGTCGAATCCGCCCGCACCGCGGTGCAGGAGTGCGGCGGCACCGTCGGCGACTACCTCGGTGCCGACTTCGAGGACGCCAGCTCGGCCACGCACCGCTTCACGGCCACGGTTGCCGGCTACAGCGGCTGGGAATGGGCCGTCGTGGTGGCCGGCTATCCCGGCGCCGGGCACGTCACCGTCAGCGAGGTCGTGCTGGTCCCGGGACCCGACGCGCTGCTCGCCCCGCCCTGGCTGCCGTGGGAGGAGCGAGTGGTTCCCGGTGACCTGAGCCCGGGCGACCTGCTGGCCTCCCCGCCGGACGACCCGCGTCTGGTGCCCGGCTACACCCTCTCGGGGGACCCGGGTGTCGACGAGTCCGCACCGGAGATCGGCCTGGGCCGGCGCCGGGTGCTCAGCCTGTGGGGCCGCGTGGAGGCCGCCGAACGCTGGCACGACGGTGAGTTCGGGCCCGAGTCGGCGATGGCGCGGGCCACCAAGCGGCACTGCCGCGACTGCGGTTATCTGGTGAACCTGTCCGGCTCGCTGGGCCGGCTGTTCGGCGTCTGCGCCAACGAACTGGCCGCCGACGGCCGGGTGGTCGACTTCGGCTACGGCTGCGGCGCGCACTCGGACACCCCGCCGGCGCCGCTGATCGGGTCGCCGGCGTATGACCCCTACGACGACGGGGTCGTCGAGGTCATCGCTCCGCCGCGGCCTTGA
- a CDS encoding MFS transporter, which produces MRDNPGVSQQRRDRPSRGEHPGMANYPTEPRDPAQPRPGSSAGNRYLPPLDDDWTSHHRGQDDERPPEPRDGDRVGGTARSAAMRSREMGYRMYGMVQRAATADGADKSGLTALTWPVVANFAVDAAMAVALANTLFFAAATGESKSRVALYLLITIAPFAVIAPVIGPALDRLQHGRRVALAVSFGLRTLLALLLIANYDGATGSFPSWVLYPAALGMMVLSKSFSVLRSAVTPRVMPPNIDLVRVNSRLTMFGLIGGTIVGGGIAAAIEYVCTTLFELPGALLVVLIVTLAGAALSMRIPSWVEVTAGEVPTTLSYHDDSNPLRRHPHPLTEAEDERQPMGRNIITSLWGNCTIKAMVGFLFLYPAFVARQQGDGGWEQLAILGVIGAAAGIGNFIGNFTAARLKLGRPAMLVVRATMAVTAMALAAAVAGSLPVVAAATMITSGASAIAKASLDASLQHDLPERSRASAFGRSESVLQLAWVLGGALGVLVYTEWTVGFTAISALLILGLAQTIVSFEGGSLIPGFGGNRPVMVGSEDGSARVGGVGASEASAGGAGPKPGPSANKPDPTAGSYR; this is translated from the coding sequence ATGAGGGACAATCCTGGGGTGTCCCAACAACGTCGTGATCGTCCGTCACGCGGCGAACACCCGGGCATGGCCAACTACCCGACGGAACCGAGGGATCCGGCCCAGCCGAGGCCCGGCTCGTCGGCGGGCAACCGTTATCTGCCCCCGCTCGACGACGACTGGACCTCCCATCACCGCGGCCAGGACGACGAACGCCCGCCCGAGCCGCGCGACGGCGACCGGGTCGGCGGCACCGCCCGGTCGGCCGCCATGCGCAGCCGCGAGATGGGTTACCGGATGTACGGCATGGTGCAGCGCGCGGCCACCGCCGACGGGGCCGACAAGTCCGGGCTGACCGCGCTGACCTGGCCGGTGGTGGCGAACTTCGCCGTTGACGCCGCGATGGCCGTCGCATTGGCTAACACGTTGTTCTTCGCCGCGGCGACCGGCGAGTCCAAGAGCCGGGTGGCGCTGTACCTGCTGATCACCATCGCCCCCTTCGCGGTGATCGCCCCGGTGATCGGCCCGGCGCTGGACCGGCTGCAGCACGGCCGCAGGGTCGCGCTGGCGGTGTCGTTCGGGCTGCGCACGCTGCTGGCACTGCTGCTGATCGCCAACTACGACGGCGCCACCGGCAGCTTCCCGTCGTGGGTGCTCTATCCGGCGGCGCTGGGCATGATGGTGCTGTCGAAATCGTTCTCGGTGCTGCGCAGCGCGGTCACGCCACGGGTGATGCCACCGAACATCGACCTGGTCCGGGTCAATTCCCGATTGACCATGTTCGGCCTGATCGGCGGCACCATCGTCGGCGGCGGGATCGCCGCGGCCATCGAGTACGTCTGCACCACCCTGTTCGAGCTGCCCGGCGCCCTGCTGGTGGTGCTGATCGTGACGCTGGCCGGCGCCGCGCTGTCCATGCGCATACCCAGCTGGGTGGAGGTCACCGCCGGCGAGGTGCCCACCACCCTGAGCTACCACGACGATTCCAATCCGCTGCGTCGTCATCCGCATCCGCTCACCGAAGCCGAGGACGAGCGGCAGCCGATGGGCCGCAACATCATCACGTCGCTGTGGGGCAACTGCACCATCAAGGCGATGGTGGGCTTTCTGTTCCTGTACCCGGCGTTCGTCGCCAGGCAGCAGGGCGACGGCGGCTGGGAGCAGCTGGCCATCCTGGGTGTCATCGGCGCCGCAGCGGGCATCGGGAACTTCATCGGCAACTTCACCGCCGCGCGGCTCAAACTGGGCCGCCCGGCGATGCTGGTGGTCCGGGCGACGATGGCCGTCACCGCGATGGCGCTGGCCGCCGCGGTGGCCGGCAGCCTGCCCGTCGTCGCCGCCGCCACGATGATCACCTCCGGCGCCAGCGCCATCGCCAAGGCCTCGCTGGACGCGTCGCTGCAGCACGACCTGCCGGAGCGGTCCCGGGCCTCGGCGTTCGGCCGCAGTGAGTCGGTGCTGCAGTTGGCCTGGGTGCTCGGCGGGGCGCTCGGCGTGCTCGTCTACACCGAGTGGACGGTGGGTTTCACCGCGATCAGCGCCCTGCTGATCCTCGGGCTGGCGCAGACCATCGTCAGCTTCGAGGGCGGATCGCTGATCCCCGGATTCGGCGGCAACCGGCCAGTCATGGTGGGATCTGAGGACGGTTCGGCGAGGGTAGGCGGAGTTGGCGCGAGCGAAGCGAGTGCCGGCGGAGCCGGACCGAAGCCGGGACCGTCCGCAAACAAACCGGACCCGACTGCTGGGAGTTACCGATGA
- a CDS encoding DUF2771 family protein — translation MKRWVAVLAGCALVLASIGEGLLVWRFARHQGPQYPEISAYSRGETVRVGPYLYCTPRVEGKTILIADDDCVEPGNSGTLVVDADNAVQLSVPEELARGPWRVNLSYEISDVEGPHPDDQSRALTIPTVDPLRGRLQYFVVGLPDPAGRYYAEWTVNAVWPDEKATAAN, via the coding sequence ATGAAACGCTGGGTGGCCGTGCTGGCCGGATGCGCGCTGGTGCTGGCCTCCATCGGGGAGGGCCTGCTGGTCTGGCGGTTCGCCAGGCACCAGGGTCCGCAGTACCCGGAGATCAGCGCGTACTCGCGCGGTGAAACCGTCCGGGTCGGGCCGTACCTGTACTGCACGCCGCGGGTCGAGGGCAAGACCATCCTCATCGCCGACGACGACTGCGTCGAGCCCGGGAACAGCGGCACGCTGGTCGTCGACGCGGACAATGCGGTGCAGCTGTCGGTGCCCGAAGAGCTGGCGAGAGGGCCGTGGCGGGTGAATCTGAGCTACGAGATCAGCGATGTCGAAGGCCCACACCCGGACGACCAGTCACGCGCACTGACGATCCCGACCGTCGACCCGCTGCGCGGCAGACTGCAGTATTTCGTCGTCGGGTTGCCCGATCCCGCCGGCCGCTACTACGCCGAATGGACCGTCAACGCCGTCTGGCCCGACGAGAAGGCCACCGCCGCCAACTGA
- a CDS encoding cold-shock protein: MPTGKVKWYSAEKGFGFVAQEEGEDVYVPSSALPAGVTDLKAGQRVEFGIASGRRGPQALQVTLLGDPPSLAKTRREAPRREGGPAEHKHTPDELHGMVEDMITLLEGTVQPELRKGRYPDRKIARRVSEVVKAVARELDA; encoded by the coding sequence GTGCCGACCGGCAAGGTGAAGTGGTACAGCGCGGAGAAGGGCTTCGGCTTCGTGGCGCAGGAAGAGGGCGAGGACGTCTACGTCCCGTCTTCGGCGCTGCCCGCGGGCGTGACGGACCTCAAGGCCGGCCAGCGCGTGGAGTTCGGCATCGCCTCGGGCCGTCGCGGCCCGCAGGCGCTGCAGGTGACCCTGCTGGGGGATCCGCCGAGCCTGGCCAAAACCCGTCGGGAGGCTCCCCGCCGCGAGGGCGGCCCGGCCGAGCACAAGCACACCCCCGACGAGCTGCACGGCATGGTCGAGGACATGATCACGCTGCTGGAGGGCACCGTGCAGCCCGAGCTGCGCAAGGGCCGCTACCCGGACCGCAAGATCGCCCGCCGGGTCTCCGAGGTGGTCAAGGCCGTCGCCCGCGAGCTCGACGCCTAA
- a CDS encoding transglycosylase family protein — MSGRHRKPTSSAKSVAKIAVTGVALAGGGLTLASVANAAPDSEWDQVARCESGGNWAINTGNGYQGGLQFSSSTWRGHGGGEFAPAANLATKDQQIAIAERVLASQGRGAWPVCGRGLSGATPRNVVREAPKPADAPIDGGDVNATAVSFDTPAPEAPAPDAPADFVAHDAAPEAPALDAPAPDAPAPDAPEAPADFIAPEAAPAPEAPALDAPEAPALDAPAPDAPAPDAPAPESAVVDASNEAPIADAQPASEWTFADPAADAPQSWALHADAPLAPAADTADTPAAAPATEGVPHLSSPQNLPPGTTTEPGTDSAHPNLTYVRELWHAVQTQEISGNDMLLALSQRSLAGPAPVGNGPVDPNAPVSGAAIAPETVTAS, encoded by the coding sequence ATGAGCGGACGGCATCGCAAGCCCACATCCTCGGCCAAGAGCGTCGCCAAGATCGCCGTCACCGGCGTGGCGCTGGCCGGCGGCGGTCTCACCTTGGCCTCGGTGGCCAATGCAGCCCCGGACAGCGAGTGGGATCAGGTAGCCCGCTGCGAGTCCGGCGGCAACTGGGCCATCAACACCGGCAACGGCTACCAGGGCGGACTGCAGTTCTCCTCCAGCACCTGGCGTGGACATGGCGGCGGCGAGTTCGCCCCGGCCGCCAACCTGGCCACCAAGGATCAGCAGATCGCCATCGCCGAGCGCGTGCTGGCCTCTCAGGGCCGCGGCGCCTGGCCGGTGTGCGGACGCGGTCTGTCCGGCGCCACCCCCCGCAACGTGGTCCGCGAGGCCCCCAAGCCCGCTGACGCCCCGATCGACGGTGGCGACGTGAACGCCACCGCGGTGTCCTTCGACACCCCGGCTCCGGAGGCTCCGGCCCCCGATGCCCCGGCGGACTTCGTCGCACACGACGCGGCCCCCGAAGCGCCGGCGCTCGACGCCCCCGCCCCGGACGCTCCTGCCCCGGACGCACCGGAGGCCCCGGCCGACTTCATCGCCCCCGAGGCCGCTCCGGCTCCCGAAGCCCCGGCGCTCGACGCCCCGGAGGCCCCGGCCCTGGATGCCCCGGCTCCCGACGCTCCGGCACCGGACGCCCCGGCGCCCGAGTCGGCCGTCGTCGACGCCTCCAACGAGGCCCCGATCGCCGACGCGCAGCCCGCTTCCGAGTGGACCTTCGCGGACCCGGCCGCCGACGCCCCGCAGTCCTGGGCGCTGCACGCCGACGCTCCGCTGGCCCCGGCCGCGGACACCGCCGACACCCCCGCGGCGGCCCCGGCCACCGAGGGCGTCCCGCACCTGTCCAGCCCGCAGAACCTGCCCCCCGGCACCACCACCGAGCCGGGCACGGATTCCGCGCACCCGAACCTGACCTACGTCCGGGAGCTGTGGCACGCCGTGCAGACCCAGGAGATCAGCGGCAACGACATGCTGCTCGCGCTGAGCCAGCGGTCCCTCGCCGGCCCCGCGCCGGTCGGCAACGGCCCGGTCGACCCGAACGCCCCGGTGTCGGGTGCGGCCATCGCCCCGGAGACCGTCACGGCCTCCTGA
- a CDS encoding helicase-associated domain-containing protein, whose amino-acid sequence MTKHAQGIPLGAWLSDLPDEQLVRLLTLRPDLAQPAPASLAALAARAQARQSVQAATDELDLRHLAVLDALLVLHANRTPAPVADIAALLEHRIDADDLDAVLADLADRALVWGTDRIRVAGEAGAGLPWYPGQLALDSPRRSVDQLSAAIDALPDEQAELLSRLSEGSPVGRTRDAAPTAPADHPVPRLLATGLLLRLDDETVLLPRRVGQLLRGHTPDPVLLAPPDPAVRRGAVADVDGAAAVAILDLLRETESVLALLGATPVPQLRSGGLGVRDVRRLAKTAEVTEARLALILEIAAAAGLIADGMPDPEPESGSPPFWAPTAAADRFLDAPAAAQWAQLAGAWLTLASRPSLIGRRGPDGKPLGALSYPLHSAAAPLDRRLLLKTLAGLPPGTGTDAATVSAALIWARPRWAARLQPEPVGDLLDEAHALGVVAHGALSSPGRALLDSGEDAAVAAMTEALPTPVDHFLLQADLTVVVPGPPARDLAVELAAVADRESAGAASVFRVTEATVRRALDSGRSAGELHAFFAGHTKTPVPQGLTYLIDDVARRHGRLRVGLGSSFVRCEDPALLAQAVASPALRSLEPRLLAPTVAISLAPIGELLAALRDAGFAPAAEDASGAVVDLAARGARVAAQTRRWSQRSPLTPPDPDGLAALVSVLRRMDATPEGENLDATQATMALLRAAIERSEVLIGYLDAAGMATRRVVEPISVRGGLLNAFDQASGRVREFAVHRITSVLSDPNG is encoded by the coding sequence ATGACCAAGCACGCCCAGGGCATCCCGCTGGGAGCCTGGCTGTCGGACCTGCCCGACGAGCAGCTGGTCCGGCTGCTCACGCTGCGTCCCGACCTGGCCCAGCCCGCCCCCGCCAGCCTCGCCGCACTCGCCGCGCGCGCCCAGGCCCGCCAGTCCGTGCAGGCCGCCACCGACGAGCTGGATCTGCGGCACCTGGCGGTGCTGGACGCACTGCTGGTGCTGCACGCCAACCGCACGCCGGCACCCGTCGCCGACATCGCCGCCCTGCTGGAGCACCGCATCGACGCCGACGACCTGGACGCGGTGCTGGCCGACCTGGCCGACCGGGCGCTGGTGTGGGGCACTGACCGGATCCGGGTGGCCGGCGAGGCCGGGGCCGGACTGCCCTGGTATCCCGGCCAGCTCGCGCTGGACTCACCGCGCCGCTCGGTAGACCAGCTGTCGGCGGCCATCGACGCCCTGCCCGATGAACAGGCCGAACTGCTGTCCCGGCTGTCCGAGGGGTCTCCGGTGGGCCGCACCCGCGACGCCGCACCCACTGCACCCGCCGATCACCCGGTGCCCCGTCTGCTGGCCACCGGCCTGCTGCTGCGCCTCGACGACGAGACGGTGCTGCTGCCCCGGCGCGTCGGGCAGCTGCTGCGCGGTCACACCCCCGACCCGGTGCTGCTGGCGCCGCCGGACCCCGCGGTGCGCCGGGGCGCGGTCGCCGACGTCGACGGCGCCGCCGCGGTCGCCATCCTGGACCTGCTGCGCGAGACGGAGTCGGTGCTGGCGCTGCTGGGTGCCACCCCGGTGCCGCAGTTGCGCAGCGGCGGCCTGGGTGTGCGGGATGTACGAAGGCTGGCCAAGACCGCCGAGGTCACCGAGGCCCGGCTGGCGCTGATCCTGGAGATCGCGGCCGCCGCCGGGCTGATCGCCGACGGCATGCCCGATCCGGAGCCGGAATCCGGCTCACCGCCGTTCTGGGCGCCGACGGCCGCCGCCGACCGGTTCCTGGACGCCCCGGCCGCCGCGCAGTGGGCCCAGCTCGCCGGAGCCTGGCTGACGCTGGCGTCCCGGCCGAGCCTGATCGGCCGGCGCGGTCCCGACGGGAAACCGCTCGGCGCGCTGTCCTATCCGCTGCATTCGGCCGCCGCGCCGTTGGACCGCCGGTTGCTGCTCAAAACGCTGGCCGGGTTGCCGCCGGGCACCGGCACCGACGCGGCGACGGTGTCGGCGGCGCTGATCTGGGCGCGGCCGCGCTGGGCGGCGCGGCTGCAGCCCGAGCCGGTCGGCGATCTGCTGGACGAGGCACACGCCCTCGGCGTCGTCGCGCACGGCGCGCTGAGCAGCCCGGGACGCGCCCTGCTGGACTCCGGTGAGGACGCGGCCGTCGCCGCGATGACCGAGGCGCTGCCGACCCCCGTCGACCATTTCCTACTGCAGGCCGACCTGACGGTCGTCGTACCCGGGCCGCCGGCCCGCGACCTGGCCGTCGAACTGGCCGCCGTCGCCGACCGGGAGTCCGCGGGTGCGGCGTCGGTGTTCCGGGTCACCGAGGCGACAGTGCGCCGGGCGCTGGACTCCGGGCGCAGCGCCGGCGAGCTGCACGCCTTCTTCGCCGGGCACACCAAAACCCCCGTCCCCCAGGGCCTGACCTACCTGATCGACGACGTGGCCCGCCGGCACGGGCGGCTGCGGGTCGGGCTGGGGTCGTCGTTCGTCCGGTGCGAGGACCCCGCGCTGCTGGCTCAGGCCGTCGCCAGTCCGGCGCTGCGCAGCCTCGAGCCCCGGCTGCTGGCACCGACGGTGGCGATCTCGCTGGCCCCGATCGGCGAGCTGCTGGCGGCGCTGCGCGACGCCGGATTCGCCCCGGCCGCCGAGGACGCCTCGGGGGCGGTGGTGGATCTGGCGGCCCGCGGCGCCCGGGTCGCCGCGCAGACCCGGCGGTGGTCGCAGCGCTCGCCACTGACGCCGCCGGACCCCGACGGGCTGGCGGCCCTGGTGTCGGTGCTGCGCCGGATGGACGCCACCCCCGAGGGGGAGAACCTCGACGCCACCCAGGCCACCATGGCGCTGCTGCGCGCGGCGATCGAACGCTCCGAGGTGCTGATCGGCTACCTGGACGCCGCGGGGATGGCGACCCGGCGGGTGGTGGAGCCGATCAGCGTGCGCGGCGGGCTGCTCAACGCCTTTGACCAGGCGTCGGGGCGGGTCCGGGAGTTCGCCGTGCACCGCATCACGTCGGTGTTGTCGGACCCCAACGGATAA
- a CDS encoding DNA repair helicase XPB, with amino-acid sequence MTDGPLIVQSDKTVLLEVDHELAGAARAAIAPFAELERAPEHVHTYRITPLALWNARAAGHDAEQVVDALVSFSRYAVPQPLLVDIVDTMARYGRLQLVKHPAHGLCLVSLDRAVLEEVLRNKKIAPMLGARIDDDTVIVHPSERGRVKQMLLKIGWPAEDLAGYVDGEKHPIELDQDGWELRDYQQMAADSFWAGGSGVVVLPCGAGKTIVGAAAMATAGATTLILVTNTVAGRQWKRELIARTSLTEAEIGEYSGERKEIRPVTIATYQVITRRTKGEYKHLELFDSRDWGLIIYDEVHLLPAPVFRMTADLQSRRRLGLTATLIREDGREGDVFSLIGPKRYDAPWKDIEAQGWIAPAECVEVRVTMTENERMTYATAEPEERYKLCATAHTKIAVVRSILERHPDEPTLVIGAYLDQLDELGAELDAPVIQGSTRNAEREKLFDAFRAGEIKTLVVSKVANFSIDLPEASVAVQVSGTFGSRQEEAQRLGRLLRPKHDGGGAIFYSVVARDSLDAEYAAHRQRFLAEQGYGYIIRDADDLLGPAI; translated from the coding sequence ATGACCGACGGACCGCTCATCGTGCAATCCGACAAGACTGTGTTGTTGGAGGTCGACCACGAGCTCGCCGGTGCGGCACGGGCGGCGATCGCGCCGTTCGCCGAACTGGAACGCGCTCCCGAGCACGTGCACACCTACCGGATCACCCCGCTGGCGCTGTGGAACGCCCGCGCCGCCGGCCACGACGCCGAGCAGGTGGTGGACGCGCTGGTGAGTTTCTCCCGCTACGCGGTGCCGCAGCCGCTGCTGGTCGACATCGTCGACACCATGGCCCGATACGGCCGGCTGCAGCTGGTCAAGCACCCGGCGCACGGGCTGTGCCTGGTCAGCCTGGATCGCGCGGTCCTCGAGGAGGTGCTGCGCAACAAGAAGATCGCCCCGATGCTCGGTGCCCGCATCGACGACGACACGGTGATCGTGCACCCGTCCGAACGCGGCCGAGTCAAGCAGATGCTGCTCAAGATCGGTTGGCCCGCCGAGGATCTGGCCGGCTACGTCGACGGCGAGAAGCACCCCATCGAACTAGACCAGGACGGCTGGGAGCTGCGCGACTACCAGCAGATGGCCGCCGACTCGTTCTGGGCGGGCGGTTCCGGGGTGGTGGTGCTGCCGTGCGGGGCGGGCAAGACCATCGTCGGCGCGGCGGCGATGGCCACCGCCGGGGCGACGACGCTGATCCTGGTCACCAACACCGTGGCGGGCCGGCAGTGGAAGCGGGAACTGATCGCGCGGACGTCACTGACCGAAGCCGAAATCGGCGAGTACTCCGGCGAGCGCAAGGAGATCCGGCCGGTCACCATCGCGACGTACCAGGTGATCACCCGTCGCACCAAGGGCGAATACAAGCATCTGGAGCTCTTCGACTCCCGCGACTGGGGCCTGATCATCTACGACGAGGTGCATCTGCTGCCCGCTCCGGTGTTCCGGATGACCGCCGATCTGCAGTCCCGGCGGCGCCTGGGCCTGACGGCGACGCTGATCCGCGAGGACGGCCGCGAGGGCGACGTGTTCTCGCTGATCGGGCCCAAGCGTTACGACGCGCCGTGGAAGGACATCGAGGCCCAGGGCTGGATCGCGCCGGCCGAGTGCGTCGAGGTGCGGGTCACCATGACCGAGAACGAGCGGATGACCTATGCGACCGCCGAGCCCGAGGAGCGCTACAAACTGTGCGCGACGGCGCACACCAAGATCGCGGTGGTGCGCTCCATCCTGGAGCGGCATCCGGACGAACCGACGCTGGTGATCGGCGCCTACCTGGACCAGCTCGACGAGCTCGGCGCCGAGCTGGATGCGCCGGTGATCCAGGGATCGACCCGAAATGCCGAGCGGGAGAAGCTGTTCGACGCGTTCCGGGCCGGTGAGATCAAGACGCTGGTGGTGTCCAAGGTGGCCAACTTCTCCATCGACCTGCCGGAGGCCTCGGTGGCGGTGCAGGTGTCGGGCACGTTCGGTTCGCGGCAGGAGGAGGCCCAGCGGCTGGGCCGGTTGCTGCGGCCCAAGCACGACGGCGGCGGGGCGATCTTCTACAGCGTGGTCGCCCGGGACTCGCTGGACGCCGAGTACGCCGCGCACCGGCAGCGGTTCCTCGCCGAGCAGGGCTACGGGTACATCATCCGCGACGCCGACGATCTACTGGGGCCGGCCATCTGA
- a CDS encoding MspA family porin, protein MAARLPRPLVAACAAAALCAVTLAPAPDARAQDVQMAPTALDEVTPDGLNIHIGINNEVVNAVPNLAEAQNSREAFVTLVASTSVSDPGPILDSLFITGYQLGCQSDVSAGLQFGGAVSGGVAASDTLGALPGGAVGGGATGYAQTVLEPGVIVDLPMSNMTLSPSGHATLAITNLHVKADACGGDVTIRSYAYLRVSTANAHSSYATYGDPIKI, encoded by the coding sequence ATGGCCGCACGACTCCCCCGACCCCTGGTGGCGGCCTGCGCCGCGGCCGCCCTGTGCGCCGTGACGCTGGCCCCGGCGCCGGACGCTCGAGCGCAGGATGTGCAGATGGCGCCCACGGCGCTCGACGAGGTGACGCCCGACGGGCTGAACATCCACATCGGGATCAACAACGAGGTGGTCAACGCGGTCCCCAATCTCGCCGAAGCGCAGAACTCCCGGGAGGCGTTCGTGACGCTGGTCGCCTCCACCTCGGTGTCGGACCCGGGCCCAATCCTGGACAGCCTGTTCATCACCGGCTACCAGCTGGGCTGCCAGTCCGACGTGTCCGCCGGCTTGCAGTTCGGCGGCGCGGTCTCCGGCGGTGTCGCCGCCAGCGACACCCTGGGGGCGCTGCCCGGCGGAGCGGTGGGCGGCGGTGCCACCGGCTACGCGCAGACGGTTCTGGAGCCGGGCGTGATCGTCGACCTGCCGATGTCCAACATGACCCTGTCGCCGTCCGGACACGCCACCCTGGCGATCACGAACCTGCACGTCAAGGCCGACGCTTGCGGCGGTGACGTGACTATCCGCTCGTACGCCTACCTGCGGGTGTCGACGGCGAACGCACATTCGTCGTACGCCACCTACGGCGACCCGATCAAGATCTGA